In Streptomyces nojiriensis, one genomic interval encodes:
- a CDS encoding ATP-binding protein, whose protein sequence is MPVAAAPRTPHAPDADDVPQRKLYRSADGRMLGGVARGLAGHLGLPVGWVRLAFLLLFMWGDGLGVLLYAAFWVFVPLGVGGRTGHRSFFETLPDGTRRVRKPDRGQITALIALFIGAGIFISKVQLGGASGRYVWPTLLVGAGVVLVWRQADNARRAHWSTAAERRGRLFQVARALAGVVLVGVGLTVFIVVRGSAAQLGNVLTATLAVLVGVALLAGPWLIRMTQDLSEERLMRIRAQERAEVAAHVHDSVLHTLTLIQRNAEDVSEVRRLARAQERELRNWLYKPEGTGKEEAEEPATLAEAVKKTAAEVEDHHGVPIEVVVVGDCPLDERLAAQIQAAREAMVNAAKYGGEGGPVQVYAEVEGQTVFVSVRDRGPGFDIDAVPGDRMGVRESIIGRMQRNGGTARLRSAPDGGTEVELEMERAANTG, encoded by the coding sequence ATGCCCGTAGCCGCCGCTCCCCGTACCCCGCACGCACCGGACGCCGACGACGTGCCGCAGCGCAAGCTCTACCGCAGCGCCGACGGCCGGATGCTCGGCGGTGTCGCGCGCGGTCTCGCCGGGCACCTCGGGCTTCCGGTGGGCTGGGTCCGCCTGGCGTTCCTCCTGCTGTTCATGTGGGGCGACGGGCTGGGCGTGCTGCTGTACGCGGCGTTCTGGGTCTTCGTACCGCTCGGCGTCGGCGGCCGGACCGGGCACCGCTCCTTCTTCGAGACCCTCCCCGACGGGACCCGCCGGGTGCGCAAACCCGACCGGGGGCAGATCACCGCGCTGATCGCCCTGTTCATCGGTGCGGGCATCTTCATTTCCAAGGTCCAGCTCGGCGGCGCGTCCGGCCGGTACGTGTGGCCGACGCTGCTGGTCGGGGCCGGGGTCGTGCTCGTATGGCGGCAGGCCGACAACGCCCGCCGCGCCCACTGGTCCACGGCCGCCGAACGGCGCGGACGCCTCTTCCAGGTCGCGCGGGCCCTCGCCGGTGTCGTCCTGGTCGGGGTGGGCCTGACCGTGTTCATCGTCGTACGGGGCTCCGCCGCACAGCTCGGCAACGTCCTCACCGCCACCCTCGCCGTCCTCGTCGGCGTGGCCCTGCTCGCCGGACCCTGGCTGATCCGGATGACCCAGGACCTGTCCGAGGAACGCCTGATGCGCATCCGCGCCCAGGAGCGCGCCGAGGTCGCCGCCCACGTGCACGACTCGGTGCTGCACACCCTCACCCTGATCCAGCGCAACGCGGAGGACGTCTCCGAGGTGCGCCGCCTCGCGCGGGCGCAGGAACGCGAACTGCGGAACTGGCTCTACAAGCCCGAGGGCACCGGCAAGGAGGAGGCGGAGGAGCCGGCCACCCTCGCGGAGGCCGTGAAGAAGACCGCCGCCGAGGTGGAGGACCACCACGGCGTCCCGATCGAGGTCGTGGTCGTCGGTGACTGCCCGCTCGACGAACGGCTGGCGGCACAGATCCAGGCCGCGCGCGAGGCGATGGTCAACGCCGCCAAGTACGGTGGCGAAGGCGGGCCCGTACAGGTGTACGCGGAGGTGGAGGGGCAGACGGTGTTCGTGTCCGTACGGGACCGGGGACCGGGCTTCGACATCGACGCGGTACCCGGCGACCGCATGGGCGTACGAGAATCGATCATCGGCCGGATGCAGCGCAACGGCGGGACCGCACGGCTGCGGTCCGCGCCCGACGGCGGCACGGAAGTCGAGCTGGAGATGGAGAGGGCGGCGAACACAGGATGA
- a CDS encoding LuxR C-terminal-related transcriptional regulator, producing MTEAGENAGAAETRRVRVVLVDDHRMFRTGVQAEIGETDRTGVEVVGEAADVDQAVTVITATRPEVVLLDVHLPGGGGVEVLRRCAPLMAAAVNPVRFLALSVSDAAEDVIGVIRGGARGYVTKTITGTDLVDSVFRVQDGDAVFSPRLAGFVLDAFASTDAPPVDEDLDRLTQREREVLRLIARGYAYKEIAKQLFISVKTVESHVSAVLRKLQLSNRHELTRWATARRLV from the coding sequence ATGACCGAGGCCGGAGAGAACGCAGGCGCGGCGGAGACCAGGCGCGTCCGCGTGGTGCTCGTCGACGACCACAGGATGTTCCGTACGGGGGTGCAGGCCGAGATCGGCGAGACCGACCGGACGGGCGTCGAGGTCGTCGGCGAGGCGGCCGACGTCGACCAGGCCGTCACCGTCATCACCGCCACCCGCCCCGAGGTGGTCCTGCTCGACGTGCACCTGCCCGGCGGCGGTGGCGTCGAGGTACTGCGGCGCTGCGCCCCGCTGATGGCGGCGGCCGTGAACCCCGTGCGGTTCCTGGCGCTGTCGGTGTCGGACGCGGCCGAGGACGTCATCGGGGTCATCCGCGGCGGTGCGCGCGGGTACGTCACCAAGACCATCACCGGCACCGACCTGGTGGACTCGGTCTTCCGGGTGCAGGACGGGGACGCGGTGTTCTCGCCGCGGCTGGCGGGCTTCGTGCTCGACGCGTTCGCCTCGACGGACGCGCCGCCGGTCGACGAGGACCTGGACCGGCTCACGCAGCGCGAGCGCGAGGTGCTGCGGCTGATCGCGCGCGGGTACGCGTACAAGGAGATCGCCAAGCAGCTCTTCATCTCGGTGAAGACGGTCGAGTCGCACGTCTCGGCCGTCCTGCGCAAGCTCCAGCTCTCCAACCGGCACGAGCTGACCCGCTGGGCGACGGCCCGCCGCCTGGTCTGA
- a CDS encoding alpha/beta hydrolase → MSLTGTPFFATVIALTVIAVVLPLAVWSKVRGPAAVRTALRALMVVFAQVTAVAVVFVAVNRAEHFYASWSDLLGTGKYVTAAPDLGPDGLGGKKVEEAPKVKQEFQPVEGLGGRVKKTELDGKISGVKGDVMVWLPPQYDDPAYKDKKFPVVELIPGIPGTGKSWFQGLKAHEVLEPLMKSGKVQPFILVSPRAMLLGNGDTGCANLPGKVNADSWFSVDVRKMVVDNFRASDEARTWGVAGYSAGAYCAAKLAIAHPDRYSAAVSLSGYNDPGQEPSSLVAKDPELRKTHNLKNWLQAAPTPPAVSLWMSGAEQDGYLSGTDLKAIAKSPTVVHAEKVVGGHNLESWSKQLPQTFGWLSGVVKAP, encoded by the coding sequence ATGAGCTTGACCGGTACACCCTTCTTCGCGACGGTGATCGCCCTGACGGTGATCGCCGTCGTCCTGCCGCTGGCCGTGTGGAGCAAGGTGCGCGGCCCGGCCGCCGTACGCACCGCCCTGCGCGCCCTGATGGTGGTGTTCGCCCAGGTCACAGCGGTCGCCGTGGTGTTCGTCGCGGTCAACCGGGCCGAGCACTTCTATGCCTCCTGGAGCGACCTGCTCGGCACCGGCAAGTACGTCACGGCCGCCCCCGACCTCGGCCCGGACGGGCTCGGCGGCAAGAAGGTGGAAGAGGCGCCGAAGGTCAAGCAGGAGTTCCAGCCGGTGGAAGGGCTGGGCGGTCGCGTCAAGAAGACCGAGCTCGACGGCAAGATCTCCGGGGTCAAGGGCGATGTCATGGTGTGGCTGCCGCCGCAGTACGACGACCCGGCCTACAAGGACAAGAAGTTCCCGGTGGTCGAGCTGATACCGGGCATACCGGGGACGGGGAAGTCCTGGTTCCAGGGGCTCAAGGCGCACGAGGTGCTGGAGCCGCTGATGAAGAGCGGCAAGGTGCAGCCGTTCATCCTGGTCTCGCCGCGCGCCATGCTGCTCGGCAATGGCGACACCGGCTGCGCCAACCTCCCCGGCAAGGTCAACGCGGACAGCTGGTTCAGCGTCGACGTCCGCAAGATGGTCGTCGACAACTTCCGGGCCTCCGACGAAGCCCGCACCTGGGGCGTGGCAGGCTACTCGGCCGGCGCCTACTGCGCCGCCAAGCTCGCCATCGCGCACCCCGACCGCTACAGCGCGGCCGTCTCCCTGTCCGGCTACAACGACCCGGGGCAGGAGCCCTCGTCTCTGGTCGCCAAGGACCCCGAACTGCGCAAGACGCACAACCTGAAGAACTGGCTCCAGGCCGCGCCCACCCCGCCCGCGGTGTCGCTGTGGATGTCGGGCGCCGAGCAGGACGGCTACCTGTCCGGCACGGACCTCAAGGCGATCGCCAAGAGCCCGACCGTGGTGCACGCGGAGAAGGTCGTCGGCGGGCACAACCTCGAATCGTGGTCCAAGCAGCTGCCGCAGACCTTCGGCTGGCTGAGCGGCGTGGTCAAGGCCCCGTAG
- a CDS encoding C40 family peptidase → MASHRKPRQRPLSGGPARTTAATLALAGAATATVFEGTSQADPRPTPAQVKSEVDRLYEEAEAATEQYNGAKERADEAERALTGLREETARKTDQLNTARSALGTLAASQYRSGSLGTAVQLALSSDPQEYLSQAAFISRAGDRNAAGITTVRRRLDEVGKLREQAAGRLADLRSRQDELAGHKAVIEERLTAAKNLLARLTAEERAAYEARSPGGPAAAPAATAPANGAAPAPPSDGSRAARAVAFAYGAIGKPYVWGATGPGSFDCSGLTQAAWRSAGVSLPRTTYTQINAGRRVSRDQLAPGDLVFFYSGVTHVGMYVGNGQMIHAPRPGSTVRLAPIDSMPWAGASRPA, encoded by the coding sequence GTGGCCAGTCATCGAAAGCCCAGGCAGCGCCCGCTCTCCGGCGGCCCGGCACGGACGACCGCCGCCACCCTCGCCCTCGCGGGCGCTGCCACCGCCACCGTCTTCGAAGGCACCTCCCAGGCCGACCCCCGGCCCACCCCCGCCCAGGTCAAGTCGGAGGTGGACCGGCTCTACGAGGAGGCCGAGGCGGCGACCGAGCAGTACAACGGGGCGAAGGAACGGGCGGACGAGGCCGAACGCGCACTGACCGGACTGCGCGAGGAGACCGCCCGCAAGACCGACCAGCTCAACACCGCCCGCAGCGCACTCGGGACGCTCGCCGCCTCCCAGTACCGCAGCGGCTCCCTGGGCACCGCCGTCCAGCTCGCGCTGTCCTCCGACCCCCAGGAGTACCTCTCCCAGGCCGCCTTCATCTCCCGCGCCGGGGACCGCAACGCCGCCGGGATCACCACCGTGCGCCGCCGCCTCGACGAGGTCGGCAAGCTCCGCGAGCAGGCCGCCGGACGGCTCGCCGACCTCCGCTCCCGGCAGGACGAACTCGCCGGGCACAAGGCCGTGATCGAGGAGAGGCTCACCGCCGCCAAGAACCTGCTGGCCCGGCTCACCGCCGAGGAGCGGGCCGCCTACGAGGCCCGGTCGCCCGGCGGACCGGCCGCCGCGCCCGCCGCAACCGCCCCGGCCAACGGCGCCGCCCCCGCGCCCCCGTCCGACGGTTCGCGCGCGGCCCGCGCCGTTGCCTTCGCGTACGGGGCGATCGGCAAGCCGTACGTCTGGGGCGCGACCGGCCCGGGGTCCTTCGACTGCTCCGGTCTGACCCAGGCGGCATGGCGCTCGGCCGGGGTCTCCCTGCCCCGCACCACCTACACCCAGATCAACGCCGGCCGGCGCGTGTCCCGCGACCAGCTGGCCCCCGGCGACCTCGTCTTCTTCTACTCCGGGGTCACCCACGTCGGCATGTACGTCGGCAACGGCCAGATGATCCACGCCCCGCGCCCCGGGTCGACGGTCCGGCTGGCCCCGATCGACTCCATGCCCTGGGCCGGCGCCTCCCGCCCCGCGTAG
- a CDS encoding ArsR/SmtB family transcription factor yields MPAAAAEPTHPAAARIELVEVLAALGHPVRLEIVRKLAASEEAFCGEVVPDLPRSSVTHHLRTLRESGVICQRPQGRKLFLALRREDLEHRFPGLLELVLACRSRPLDSECDEQPL; encoded by the coding sequence ATGCCTGCTGCCGCCGCCGAGCCGACCCACCCCGCCGCCGCCCGCATCGAGCTGGTCGAGGTCCTGGCGGCGCTCGGACACCCCGTCCGGCTGGAGATCGTCCGCAAGCTGGCCGCCAGCGAGGAGGCGTTCTGCGGCGAGGTCGTCCCCGACCTCCCCCGCTCCAGCGTCACGCACCACCTCAGGACGCTGCGCGAGAGCGGCGTGATCTGCCAGCGACCCCAGGGCCGCAAGCTCTTCCTCGCGCTGCGCCGCGAGGACCTGGAGCACCGTTTCCCCGGTCTGCTCGAACTCGTGCTGGCCTGTCGGTCCCGCCCCCTAGACTCGGAATGCGATGAGCAGCCTCTTTGA
- the pcrA gene encoding DNA helicase PcrA, producing MSSLFDDSFLADLTPSDEVPPPPEDHAAPEAGADDLFGGRFDVPMSGDAYYRDGAPRPVIDPATLLDGLNEQQRAAVVHAGSPLLIVAGAGSGKTRVLTHRIGHLLSARNVHPGQILAITFTNKAAGEMKERVEGLVGPRANAMWVSTFHSACVRILRRESKRLGFTSSFSIYDAADSKRLMALVCRDLDLDPKKFPPKAFNAKISNLKNELIDEEAFADQAVDGFEKTLAQAYAMYQGRLREANALDFDDIIMTTVHLLQAFPDVAEHYRRRFRHVLVDEYQDTNHAQYTLVRELVGTGYPDLPPAELCVVGDADQSIYAFRGATIRNILQFEEDYKDATTILLEQNYRSTQTILSAANAVIERNENRRAKNLWTQAGTGAVITGYVADTEHDEAQFVADEIDRLTDAGDAKAGDVAIFYRTNAQSRVFEEIFIRVGLPYKVVGGVRFYERKEVRDVLAYLRVLANPEDNVPLRRILNVPKRGIGERAEAMIDALAMREKITFPQALRRVDEAFGMAARSTNAVKRFNVLMEELRTIVDSGAGPAVVLEAVLERTGYLAELQASTDPQDETRIENLQELAAVALEFEQAREAAAAEAAETGAPAPGSGTLAEFLEQVALVADSDQIPDEDTEGTGVITLMTLHTAKGLEFPVVFLTGMEDGVFPHMRALGQTKELEEERRLAYVGITRARERLYLTRSSMRSAWGTPSYNPPSRFLEEIPAEYLQWKRTGATQKPAGPMRSSGYGSSSSGSGRAAFGTSPEAFLSSSRTKSGPSGFATRRAADKPVIALVVGDRVTHDQFGLGTVMEVKGAGADAQATIDFGDDKPKRLLLRYAPVQKL from the coding sequence ATGAGCAGCCTCTTTGACGACAGTTTCCTGGCGGACCTCACCCCCTCCGACGAGGTCCCGCCGCCGCCCGAGGATCACGCCGCCCCCGAAGCGGGCGCGGACGATCTCTTCGGGGGGCGGTTCGACGTACCCATGAGCGGGGACGCGTACTACCGGGACGGCGCCCCCAGGCCCGTCATCGACCCGGCGACGCTCCTGGACGGGCTCAACGAGCAGCAGCGCGCGGCCGTGGTGCACGCGGGCTCCCCGCTGCTCATCGTGGCCGGCGCCGGCTCCGGCAAGACCCGGGTGCTGACCCACCGCATCGGACACCTGCTGTCCGCGCGGAACGTCCACCCCGGCCAGATCCTGGCGATCACCTTCACCAACAAGGCCGCCGGCGAGATGAAGGAGCGCGTCGAGGGCCTGGTCGGCCCGCGCGCGAACGCCATGTGGGTCTCCACCTTCCACAGCGCGTGCGTGCGCATCCTGCGCCGCGAGTCCAAGCGGCTCGGCTTCACCTCCTCGTTCTCGATCTACGACGCGGCCGACTCGAAGCGCCTGATGGCGCTCGTCTGCCGCGACCTGGACCTGGACCCGAAGAAGTTCCCGCCGAAGGCCTTCAACGCCAAGATCTCGAACCTGAAGAACGAGCTGATCGACGAGGAAGCCTTCGCCGACCAGGCCGTGGACGGCTTCGAGAAGACCCTGGCCCAGGCGTACGCGATGTACCAGGGGCGGCTGCGCGAGGCCAACGCCCTCGACTTCGACGACATCATCATGACCACGGTCCACCTGCTGCAGGCGTTCCCGGACGTCGCCGAGCACTACCGGCGCCGCTTCCGGCACGTCCTCGTCGACGAGTACCAGGACACCAACCACGCCCAGTACACGCTGGTGCGCGAGCTGGTCGGCACCGGCTACCCGGACCTGCCCCCGGCCGAACTGTGCGTGGTGGGTGACGCCGACCAGTCGATCTACGCCTTCCGCGGCGCGACCATCCGCAACATCCTCCAGTTCGAGGAGGACTACAAGGACGCGACGACGATCCTGCTGGAGCAGAACTACCGCTCCACGCAGACGATCCTCTCCGCGGCCAACGCGGTCATCGAGCGCAACGAGAACCGCCGCGCCAAGAACCTGTGGACCCAGGCCGGCACCGGCGCCGTCATCACCGGCTACGTCGCGGACACCGAGCACGACGAGGCCCAGTTCGTCGCCGACGAGATCGACCGGCTGACGGACGCGGGCGACGCCAAGGCGGGCGACGTCGCGATCTTCTACCGGACCAACGCGCAGTCCCGCGTGTTCGAGGAGATCTTCATCCGGGTCGGACTGCCCTACAAGGTCGTCGGCGGCGTCCGCTTCTACGAGCGCAAGGAGGTCCGCGACGTCCTCGCGTACCTGCGCGTCCTGGCGAACCCGGAGGACAACGTCCCGCTGCGGCGCATCCTGAACGTGCCCAAGCGCGGCATCGGCGAGCGCGCCGAGGCGATGATCGACGCCCTCGCGATGCGCGAGAAGATCACCTTCCCGCAGGCGCTGCGCCGCGTGGACGAGGCCTTCGGCATGGCCGCACGCTCCACGAACGCGGTGAAGCGGTTCAACGTGCTGATGGAGGAGCTGCGCACGATCGTCGACTCGGGCGCGGGTCCGGCGGTGGTGCTGGAGGCGGTGCTGGAGCGGACGGGCTACCTCGCCGAACTCCAGGCGTCCACCGACCCGCAGGACGAGACGCGCATCGAGAACCTGCAGGAGCTCGCGGCCGTGGCGCTGGAGTTCGAGCAGGCGCGGGAGGCCGCGGCGGCCGAGGCCGCGGAGACCGGCGCCCCGGCTCCCGGGTCCGGCACCCTGGCCGAGTTCCTGGAACAGGTCGCGCTCGTCGCCGACTCCGACCAGATCCCGGACGAGGACACCGAGGGCACGGGCGTCATCACGCTGATGACCCTGCACACCGCCAAGGGCCTCGAGTTCCCGGTGGTCTTCCTGACCGGCATGGAGGACGGGGTCTTCCCGCACATGCGGGCGCTGGGCCAGACCAAGGAGCTGGAGGAGGAGCGCCGCCTCGCGTACGTCGGCATCACGCGGGCGCGCGAGCGGCTGTACCTGACCCGCTCCAGCATGCGCAGCGCGTGGGGCACGCCCTCGTACAACCCGCCCTCGCGGTTCCTGGAGGAGATTCCGGCGGAGTACCTCCAGTGGAAGCGGACGGGCGCGACCCAGAAGCCGGCCGGTCCGATGCGGAGTTCGGGGTACGGGTCGTCGTCGTCCGGATCGGGCAGGGCGGCGTTCGGCACCTCGCCGGAGGCGTTCCTGTCCTCGTCGCGTACGAAGTCGGGCCCGTCCGGGTTCGCGACGCGGCGGGCCGCCGACAAGCCGGTCATCGCCCTGGTGGTCGGGGACCGGGTCACGCACGACCAGTTCGGGCTCGGCACCGTCATGGAGGTCAAGGGAGCGGGCGCGGACGCGCAGGCCACCATCGACTTCGGGGACGACAAGCCCAAGCGGCTGCTGCTGCGTTACGCGCCGGTGCAGAAGCTGTAG
- a CDS encoding M23 family metallopeptidase, with the protein MNDRPTSGQYPDAGYDGLSTTAFAGDSTYVSYETQGQGVNYAAYGSYDTGAYDTTAWASQDSYLSTIPTQAAPEDTTGSWDASAWNTQGADYSGYAQYQQPSFGYDTSGEQTGHWAMPGYGTTGTETGAYDATAWNTVAETPAQPEAAYAYEYQPAPEPEPAQQEYTYQATSVGYAYEATQAVVVDSVHQNGFETGFETGADTYSETAVFEVLSDETPQVHEAPEASEVPEAPAVHDLPTQAMPVTSAPRSARRTAAKGSAKGNGKAAAKASSGTGTGGGSSRRRNPAKRSALLTVAVPSACVMGVAGVAAASVGGLTGTDRPAEEPTTMAAPDPASVKPVAANTKLDTQLVALSADAGDFADRASRTQERIDLRERQEEEKKKKAEEAAAKEAARPKFAIPVEQHGLSANFGQAGGMWMSVHTGIDFPVSYGTPVMSATDGTVRTQYNSAYGNMAIVTAPDGTETWYCHLSSTKIRGGKVKAGDVIAYSGNSGNSTGPHLHFEVRPGGGSAIDPLPWLRSHGLDPT; encoded by the coding sequence GTGAACGACCGCCCCACGTCGGGCCAGTATCCGGATGCCGGGTACGACGGCCTTTCCACCACCGCTTTCGCTGGTGACTCGACCTACGTTTCCTATGAAACGCAGGGCCAGGGGGTCAATTACGCCGCCTACGGCTCCTACGACACCGGCGCGTACGACACCACCGCGTGGGCCTCGCAGGACAGTTACCTGTCCACGATCCCGACCCAGGCCGCCCCCGAGGACACCACCGGGAGCTGGGACGCGAGCGCCTGGAACACGCAGGGCGCGGACTACTCCGGCTACGCGCAGTACCAGCAGCCCTCCTTCGGCTACGACACCTCCGGCGAGCAGACCGGGCACTGGGCGATGCCGGGCTACGGCACCACCGGCACCGAGACCGGCGCCTACGACGCCACCGCGTGGAACACCGTCGCCGAGACCCCGGCCCAGCCCGAGGCCGCCTACGCCTACGAGTACCAGCCCGCGCCGGAGCCCGAGCCCGCGCAGCAGGAGTACACGTACCAGGCGACCTCGGTCGGCTACGCCTACGAGGCCACCCAGGCCGTCGTCGTCGACTCCGTGCACCAGAACGGATTCGAGACCGGTTTCGAGACCGGGGCGGACACCTACAGCGAGACCGCCGTCTTCGAGGTGCTCTCCGACGAAACTCCGCAGGTCCACGAGGCACCCGAGGCATCCGAGGTGCCCGAGGCGCCCGCGGTCCACGACCTCCCCACCCAGGCCATGCCCGTGACCTCGGCTCCGCGCTCCGCGCGCCGGACCGCCGCCAAGGGCAGTGCCAAGGGCAACGGCAAGGCCGCCGCCAAGGCGAGCAGCGGCACCGGCACCGGCGGCGGCAGCAGCCGTCGCCGCAACCCGGCGAAGCGTTCCGCCTTGCTGACCGTGGCCGTGCCCTCCGCCTGCGTGATGGGCGTCGCGGGCGTCGCGGCCGCCTCCGTCGGCGGTCTCACCGGCACGGACCGGCCCGCCGAGGAGCCCACCACGATGGCCGCGCCCGACCCGGCCTCGGTGAAACCGGTCGCGGCGAACACCAAGCTCGACACCCAACTGGTCGCGCTCAGCGCCGACGCGGGCGACTTCGCGGACCGCGCGAGCCGCACGCAGGAGCGCATCGACCTGCGCGAGCGCCAGGAAGAGGAAAAGAAGAAGAAGGCGGAGGAGGCCGCGGCCAAGGAGGCCGCCCGCCCCAAGTTCGCCATCCCCGTCGAGCAGCACGGCCTGAGCGCCAACTTCGGCCAGGCCGGCGGCATGTGGATGTCGGTGCACACCGGCATCGACTTCCCGGTCTCCTACGGGACGCCGGTCATGTCGGCCACCGACGGCACCGTGCGCACCCAGTACAACAGCGCCTACGGGAACATGGCGATAGTGACCGCGCCCGACGGCACCGAGACCTGGTACTGCCACCTCAGCTCCACCAAGATCCGCGGTGGCAAGGTCAAGGCGGGCGACGTCATCGCCTACTCGGGCAACTCCGGCAACTCCACCGGCCCGCACCTCCACTTCGAGGTCCGGCCCGGCGGCGGATCCGCGATCGACCCCCTGCCGTGGCTCCGCAGCCACGGCCTGGACCCGACGTAA
- a CDS encoding esterase/lipase family protein, with product MGLSIPMSMPLSGAALRAGALEMVVLGGHLLLYPTGVCQEKVDTRPPATRPPVLLLHGFTDNRSVFVLLRRALGAGGRHVEAYNYSPFTLDLRVTARHLARRVEELCERTGQERVDLVGHSLGGLVGRYYVQRLGGDTRVRTLVTLGTPHSGTRVAPFMDAHPLIRQIRPESEVLTELAAPAPGCATRCVAFWSEFDAIMTPVGTARIEHPDLCVENVQVTGIGHLALPIHPAVIAAVRRTLEGPGLAAVTGSDAASVA from the coding sequence ATGGGGCTGTCCATACCCATGTCCATGCCCTTGTCCGGCGCCGCGCTGCGGGCCGGCGCGCTCGAGATGGTGGTGCTCGGCGGGCACCTCCTGCTGTATCCCACCGGAGTCTGCCAGGAGAAGGTCGACACCCGGCCGCCCGCGACACGGCCGCCGGTCCTCCTCCTCCACGGTTTCACCGACAACCGGTCCGTCTTCGTCCTGCTGCGCCGCGCCCTCGGGGCGGGGGGCCGGCACGTGGAGGCGTACAACTACTCGCCCTTCACCCTCGACCTGCGCGTCACCGCCCGCCATCTCGCCCGGCGCGTCGAGGAGCTGTGCGAGCGCACCGGACAGGAGCGGGTGGATCTGGTCGGACACAGCCTGGGCGGGCTGGTCGGCCGGTACTACGTGCAGCGACTGGGCGGCGACACGCGGGTCCGGACCCTCGTCACCCTCGGCACCCCGCATTCCGGCACCCGGGTCGCCCCCTTCATGGACGCGCACCCGCTGATCCGGCAGATACGCCCGGAATCCGAGGTGCTGACCGAGCTCGCCGCGCCCGCGCCCGGCTGCGCCACCCGGTGCGTGGCGTTCTGGAGCGAGTTCGACGCGATCATGACCCCGGTCGGGACCGCACGGATCGAACATCCGGATCTGTGTGTGGAGAACGTGCAGGTCACCGGTATCGGACATCTCGCACTGCCCATCCATCCCGCCGTCATCGCGGCGGTCCGGCGCACCCTCGAAGGGCCCGGTCTGGCCGCCGTCACGGGCTCGGACGCCGCCTCCGTCGCCTAG
- a CDS encoding cobalamin B12-binding domain-containing protein, with product MGVTGPIRVVVAKPGLDGHDRGAKVIARALRDAGMEVIYTGLHQTPEQIVDTAIQEDADAIGLSILSGAHNTLFARVLELLKERDAEDIKVFGGGIIPEDDIAPLKEKGVAEIFTPGATTTAIVEWVRAHVRQ from the coding sequence ATGGGTGTGACCGGTCCGATCCGTGTGGTGGTGGCCAAGCCGGGTCTCGACGGCCACGACCGCGGGGCCAAGGTGATCGCGCGGGCGCTGCGGGACGCGGGCATGGAGGTCATCTACACCGGCCTCCACCAGACCCCCGAGCAGATCGTGGACACCGCCATCCAGGAGGACGCCGACGCGATCGGCCTCTCGATCCTCTCCGGCGCCCACAACACGCTCTTCGCGCGCGTGCTGGAGCTCCTCAAGGAGCGCGACGCGGAGGACATCAAGGTCTTCGGCGGCGGCATCATCCCGGAGGATGACATCGCCCCCCTGAAGGAGAAGGGCGTGGCCGAGATCTTCACGCCCGGCGCGACCACGACCGCCATCGTGGAGTGGGTCCGCGCCCACGTCCGCCAGTAG